TTATTTCAAAAAGGGTATTGTTTCTTCTTTAGATATCAGAGGGTTCTCAAGAATGATACTCCATTAACTTATGTTAAAAAAGAGCCTGTCCCAGCATCTGATTAAGGATAAAAATATCATAAATAAAATGGTTAAAATGTCCAGTATAGGTGAAGAGGATGTTGTAGTCGAGGTAGGGGCCGGCCATGGTGACCTCACAAGATGTCTTGTTGAGAAGGCGGGTTATGTGTATGCAGTAGAACTTGACAGGACATTCAGGCAGTATCTTGAGCCACTTGAGAAGAAATATAAAAACATAAGGGTCATATTTGACGATTTTTTAAAGATACCGCTTTTACAATTTAAGAAGGTAAAGAATATCAAGGTGATAGGGAATATACCTTACAAGATAACAGGCCCCATACTGTTTAAGTTACTTGAAGAGAGGGTAGCAGTAGATAGTGCATATTTGACCATGCAAAAAGAAATCGGTCAGAGGGTTGTGAGTAAACCTTTTAGCAGGACATACGGGGCACTATCGGCAAT
This DNA window, taken from Pseudomonadota bacterium, encodes the following:
- the rsmA gene encoding 16S rRNA (adenine(1518)-N(6)/adenine(1519)-N(6))-dimethyltransferase RsmA; the encoded protein is MLKKSLSQHLIKDKNIINKMVKMSSIGEEDVVVEVGAGHGDLTRCLVEKAGYVYAVELDRTFRQYLEPLEKKYKNIRVIFDDFLKIPLLQFKKVKNIKVIGNIPYKITGPILFKLLEERVAVDSAYLTMQKEIGQRVVSKPFSRTYGALSAIYQIFSEVRILFYMKPGVFQPPPKIDSAFLSITFKEDERIVEDGLVEFIRICFQNKRKHMKYTLTRHFGEEKIASLYMSMDFPHTIRAEEIEPQRFKEMYRFFN